Proteins from one Bacteroides zhangwenhongii genomic window:
- a CDS encoding ABC transporter permease has protein sequence MKQFIAFIKKEFYHIFRDRRTMLILLGMPVVQIILFGFAISTEVKNVRLAVLDPSNDVVTRKIIDRLDASEYFTVTARFHSPQEMEAAFLKNEVDMAIVFSERFADDLYTGDAHVQLIVDATDPNMSTSQVNYATGIVSMVGQEMIPPNMSAARLTPDIKLLYNPQMKSAYNFVPGVMGLILMLICAMMTSISIVREKETGTMEVLLVSPVKPLFIILAKAVPYFVLSFVNLITILLLSVFVLDVPVVGSLFWLITVSLLFIFVSLALGLLISSVTRTQVAAMLVSGLMLMMPTMLLSGMIFPIESMPVILQWISDILPARWYIQAVRKLMIEGVPVALVYKEIGILLLMATVLITISIKKFKYRLE, from the coding sequence ATGAAACAGTTTATAGCTTTTATAAAGAAAGAGTTTTATCATATTTTCCGTGACCGGCGAACCATGCTGATTTTGTTGGGGATGCCTGTCGTGCAAATTATTCTATTCGGTTTTGCTATCAGCACGGAAGTGAAGAATGTTCGGTTGGCGGTGCTCGATCCTTCTAATGATGTGGTAACGCGAAAAATAATTGATCGTTTGGATGCCAGTGAGTATTTCACCGTTACTGCACGTTTTCATTCGCCCCAGGAAATGGAAGCTGCTTTCCTAAAGAATGAAGTTGATATGGCGATTGTCTTTAGCGAACGGTTTGCGGATGATCTCTATACGGGTGATGCTCATGTACAGCTGATAGTAGATGCAACAGATCCCAATATGTCGACTTCGCAAGTTAATTATGCGACAGGAATCGTTTCTATGGTAGGCCAGGAGATGATTCCCCCGAATATGTCGGCTGCCCGCCTGACTCCTGATATCAAATTGCTCTATAACCCGCAGATGAAGAGTGCTTATAACTTTGTTCCGGGAGTGATGGGCTTGATCCTGATGCTGATTTGCGCCATGATGACCTCGATTTCCATTGTTCGTGAGAAAGAAACAGGCACGATGGAAGTATTATTAGTTTCACCTGTGAAGCCGCTATTTATTATTTTGGCAAAGGCTGTACCTTATTTTGTGCTGTCGTTCGTCAATCTGATAACGATCCTTTTGCTTTCGGTCTTTGTGTTGGATGTTCCGGTGGTAGGAAGTTTGTTCTGGTTAATCACGGTATCTTTGCTGTTTATTTTCGTATCCTTGGCATTGGGCTTATTGATCTCATCAGTCACACGTACACAGGTTGCGGCCATGCTGGTTTCCGGATTGATGCTGATGATGCCCACGATGCTTTTATCGGGCATGATTTTCCCTATAGAGAGTATGCCGGTGATACTTCAATGGATCTCGGATATACTTCCGGCACGTTGGTATATACAGGCTGTGCGTAAACTGATGATTGAAGGAGTACCAGTTGCATTGGTGTATAAAGAGATTGGTATCTTGTTATTGATGGCGACGGTACTTATTACGATCAGTATCAAGAAATTTAAGTATAGATTGGAATAA